A stretch of DNA from Leucobacter luti:
CACACGATACCGACGGCGGACACCGCCGGAATAGCGCCGATTCTACGCTTCATCAAGCCACTACAGGTGACTCACCTGCCCGGGAAAAGGTCTTGCGATAGTCCGACGGCGTGGTACCCAGCACGCGACGGAAGTACCGGCGCAAGTTGGTGGCGGTGCCGAGCCCGACAGTGGAGGCGATCTCGTCGATTCCAAGATCCGTCTCCTCTAACAGCTCACGAGCGCGGTCAACCCTGGCACGCATGATCCACTGCATGGGCGCGTAGCCGGTTTCGTCACGGAACCTGCGCGAGAACGTGCGGGAAGAGACGCGTGCATGCGCCGCGAGCTGCGCGATTCCGAGTGGCTCACCCAGGTGCAATAGGGCCCAGTCGCGGGTCACAGTGAAGCGTTCGCCGTGGGATTCTGGCACACCCTGTGGCACGAACTGCGCTTGTCCCCCACTGCGGTAGGGCGCAGCGACGAGCCGGCGGGCAGCGTGGTTCGCGACCGCCATGCCTGCTTCTTTCCGCAGTATATGCAGACAGAGGTCGATCCCGGACGCGGCTCCTGCCGAGGTGAGCACGGACCCTTCATCGACGAAGAGCACCCGCTCGTCAACGTGGACCTCGGGGTAGCGCTCGGCGAGCGCCTGTGAGTAGTGCCAGTGCGTGGTGGCGCGTCGTCCGTCGAGCAGCCCGGTCTCCGCGAGCGCAAAGGCCCCTGTCGAGATCGCCGCCAACCTGGCACCCCGCTCGTGGGCTGTCAGGAGCGCACGAGTGAGCGCCTGCGGCGGTCGCTCCCGATCAGGCTCGCGATAGCCCGGCACAAAGACCAGGTCGGCAGTCTCGAGCGCCTCAAGACCGTGCTCAACGTGGTACGACAGGCCGTCGCCTCCTGTGATCAGACCAGGATGCACACCGCATACGTCGACGGTGTACGGCATGCTGGCCCGCGCGGTAAACACCTGAGCCGGGATCCCGACATCGAGGGGTTTTGCCCCCTCCAGCACCACGACAGCAACTCGCCTCATGAGTCCAGCGTAGAGGCTGCACGGGAACACTGGTCGTTGCCGCACTGCTCGACGCGGCCCAAACCGGGGTTTCAGCACAGCTGGCCCCCTGTTGCCCGTCGGCTGAGCGGACGCCACGGCGACGCCCGACACTACGAGTCTGGGATTCCAGACAGGACCGCCCGCGAGCGCGTTGTTCGGCAGAGCTCGGCACGATGAGATGGATCCAGAGCGCTGCACCGCTGCAGCGCCGCTCCTGAAAGGACTCCCTCATGTCTCTCCCCGGCGCCCGTCCCGTCCGCGCACCGCGCGGCACCGAACTCTCCGCGAAGAGCTGGCAGACCGAGGCTCCGTTGCGGATGCTCATGAACAACCTCGACCCCGAGGTCGCTGAGCGCCCTGACGACCTCGTCGTTTACGGTGGTACTGGGCGCGCAGCCCGCAGCTGGGGTGCCTTCGACGCGATCGTCGACACCCTCCGCGATCTCGAAGACGATGAGACCCTGCTCGTGCAGTCGGGCAAGCCAGTTGGGGTGTTTCGCACGAACCCCTGGGCGCCACGGGTCCTCATCGCGAACTCAAACCTTGTCGGCGACTGGGCCAACTGGCCGGAGTTTCGCCGCCTCGAGGCCGAAGGCCTCATCATGTACGGCCAGATGACAGCGGGGTCCTGGATCTACATCGGCACCCAGGGCATCCTGCAGGGTACTTTTGAGACCTTCGCTGCGATCGCGCGCAAGCGCTTCGGCGGCTCGCTGGCGGGCACGATCACACTCACCGGTGGGTGCGGCGGGATGGGCGGCGCACAGCCCCTCGCCGTCACTCTGAACGACGGCGCGTGCCTCATCGTCGACGTCGACGAGACGCGCCTCCAGCGCCGTGTCAGCAAGCGCTACCTTGACGAGGTCGCCACTGACCTCGACGACGCGCTCACAAAGGTGCAGCTCGCGAAAGCCGAGCGCCGGGGCTGGTCCGTCGGGCTCGTCGGGAACGCTGCCGAAGTGTTCCCTGAGATCCTGCGCCGCCACCGCGCGGGTGAGCTCACGATCGATATCGTCACGGATCAAACCAGCGCGCACGACCCGCTCTCATACCTTCCGATCGGCTACGACGTGGCGGATCGCCTCGCACGAGCCGAAGCCGATCCTGAGGGGTTCACGCGCGATGCACGCGCTGCGATGGCAGCGCAAGTACAGGCCATGGTCGAGTTTCAGGACGCTGGCTCCGAGGTGTTCGACTATGGCAACTCGATCCGAGATGAAGCTCGACACGGCGGCTACGAACGCGCATTCGAGTTCCCCGGTTTCGTGCCGGCCTACATTCGACCACTGTTCTGCGAGGGGCTCGGGCCCTTCCGCTGGGCCGCGCTCTCGGGCGACCCTGAGGACATCCGGGTGACGGACGAAGCGCTCCTGGAGCTGTTCCCCGATGACGCGCACCTGCACCGCTGGATCCGTGCCGCACAAGAGCGCGTTGAGTTCGAGGGGCTCCCCGCCCGCATCTGTTGGCTAGGGTACGGCGATCGCGCGAAGGCCGCCGTGCGATTCAACGAGCTCGTCGCAGAGGGCAAGCTGAAGGCGCCGATCGTGATCGGGCGCGACCACCTCGATTCCGGATCCGTTGCATCGCCATACCGCGAGACCGAGGCGATGGCAGACGGATCCGACGCGATTGCCGACTGGCCGCTGTTGAACGCACTGACGGCAACGGCGTCGGGCGCCACCTGGGTGTCACTCCACCACGGCGGTGGTGTCGGTATCGGCCGCTCCATCCACGCCGGCCAGGTTGCCGTTGCCGATGGCACACCGCTCGCAGCAGAAAAGCTCGCGCGGCTCCTCACGAACGACCCGGGAATGGGCGTGATCCGTCACGTGGATGCCGGCTACCAGCGCGCGGCAGACGTCGCCGACGAGCGCGGCGTGCGAATCCCGATGGCTCCCGTGATTCGTAATACCGACACGGCCTGGTAATCCGGCACACCAAGGACCAACACTGAGCGGGCTTGCCGACGTCCGCCGCCCTGGGAGAATCGACACTATGACGCACACGCAGCTGATCGACAACATCGGCGAACTCACGACCAACGATCCGTCGTTGGGCGCCGGAATCGGAGGCAGAATCAGTGGCGCTGCTGTGGTGATCGAGGACAACAGGATCGCCTGGGTGGGGCCAGCGTCACAGGCTCCAGCGGCAGACGAGCGCTTTGACGCAGCCGGGCGGGCACTCCTGCCCGGCTGGGTCGATTCGCACACGCACCTCGTATTCGCAGGCGACCGCACTGCAGAGTTCGAGGCGCGCATGGCGGGTGAGTCCTACGCAGCGGGCGGAATCAACGTCACCGTCGCGGCGACGCGAGCTGCCTCTGACGAGGCGCTCGCGGCGAATCTCGATCGGCTCGTCACTGAGGCCCGTCGCGGCGGTACGACGACGCTCGAAACCAAGACCGGCTACGGCCTCACTGTCGCTGATGAGGTGCGCTCTGCCCAGATTGCCGGCCAGATCGTCGACGCGGTCACGTTCCTCGGCGCGCATGTGGTGCCTGCTGAGGCTGATCCCGTGGACTACCTCGCACTCGTGACGGGTCCGATGCTCGATGCTGTGGCCCCGTATGTGACCGCCGTGGACGTGTTCTGTGAGGCGGGTGCCTTCGACCGGGCCGCCTCCGCGCGCGTGCTTGAGGCCGCAGGAGCACGCGGGCTCGCGACTCGAGTGCACGGCAATCAGCTGGGACACGGACCTGGTGTGCAACTCGCAGTGGAACACGGTGCCCTCAGCGTCGACCACGTGGGGTTCCTCGACGACGCCGATGTTGCCACGCTCGCCGACTCCTGGCGCGGTGGCGGCCACGGTACGGTCGCGACGGTGCTTCCCGCGTGCGATCTCTCCACGCGGATGCCACTCGCACCGGCCCGGCAGCTCCTGGATGCAGGCGTCACGGTCGCCATTGCGTCGAATGGCAATCCCGGCACGTCTTACACGAGCTCAATGGCGTTCTGTGTGGCCACCGCTGTCCTCCAGATGCGGCTCACCATCCAGGAGGCCGTGCATGCAGCAACCCGGGGTGGCGCGATCGCGCTGGGCATGCACGAGGACGGATGGCTCGATCCGCGGGGAATCGCACAGCCGCGCGTCGGCGTGATCGCCGAGGGCGCCCGCGCAGATCTTCACCTGCTCGATGCCCCTGCGGCCACCCACCTCGCCTACCGCCCTGGCATGCCGCTCACCGCGGCTGTGTGGCGAGCAGGGACGCGCATCGTCTAGTGCCACGGGCCTCCACAGCGGTGGCGGTCAGTGCGCCGGGCGTCCGTGGATCCGGCTCGAGAGCGATTCAGCGGCCTCGTGGAGCTCAGCCGCGAGGCCGCTGAACGCGGCTTCGGTGAGCTCCTCATCGCGGAAGGTCAGCGCAATTGCCGCGACCGGCCAACTGCGGTGGTCGAGCACCGGAACCGCAATCGAGGAGATCCCGAGGGTCACCGCGCCACGCTCGATGGCATACCCGCGGGTCAGCGTCGCGTCGAGCAGCGAGCGTAGCTTCGAGTAGCGGTCGATCACTGGCTCAGCTGCGGCGTCGTGGCGCTGCACGAACGCGCCTCGATCCGGGTACAGCGCGCGCACTTGCGCCTTGGGAAGTGCGGCGAGGATCGCCCGCCCGCTCGCGGTGAGATGCATTGGGAGCCGCACATCAACGTCGGAGACGAGCGCTGCACCCCCACGGACGCGCTCCTCGATCACGTACAGCACATCTCTGCCGTGCGGCACTGCGAGGTGCCCGCTCGCCTGCACACGATCAACGAGTCCCGACATCAGCGGCCGTCCGATGCGGGCCAGCGGTTCCTGGCGCGCATACGCCGAGCCCAGTTCCAGCGCGGCGATCCCTAGCCCGTAGCGCTGCTCATCCGGAAGGTGCATCACGAAGCCGTGCTCCTGCAGTGTCGCGAGCAGGTGGTACACCGTTGATCGGGGAAGGCCAAGCTGGGTTGCGATCATCGATGCTGGCAGCGGCCCACGCGCCGTGCTGAGATGACGGAGGATCCGCAGCGTGTGATCCGCAGCGGGCACCTTCACGTCCTTCATACTCGGAAACTCTAGTACCCGAGGGGGTGGACGACAGAGATTCCGTGCGCGAACGACTCAGCGAAGGGGTTCAGCAATCGCTGCCCCCACAGCTTCGAGTACGGCTCCGGTCTCCACGAACTCATAGGCGGCCGTAATGTCGGGAGAGAGGAAGGCATCAACATCGGGTGCGGCGATCCTGGTGCGGAACAACTCGTGCACGGCGGCGGTGGCGGCCCCTGGCCGGCCGGCGTGCGCAGCGATCCGGAAATCGAGGGCGCGAGTGGACGTGAGCAGTTCGATCCCGAGCACTCGGGTGAGGCCATCAATAGCGCGACGCAGCTTACGCCCCGCGTGCCAACCCATGGAGACGTGATCCTCTTGCATCGCCGACGACGGGATCGAATCCACGCTGGCGGGCGCGGCGAGCCGCTTCAGCTCTGACACGATCCCGGCCGCCGTGTATTGCGCGATCATGAGGCCAGAATCCAGCCCGGCATCGGCGGCGAGGAACGGGGGCAACCCATGATTGCGTGATACGTCCAGGAAGCGGTCCGTGCGGCGCTCAGACATGCTTGCGACATCGGCCACCGCGATGGCCAGGAAATCAAGCACGTAGCCGACGGGGGCACCGTGGAAGTTCCCGTTTGATTCAACCCGACCGTCGGGGAGCACGACAGGATTGTCCACTGCTGCACACAGCTCGGCGCCCGCAACGCGTGAGGCGTGCTCCGCGGTATCGCGCGCCGCTCCGTGCACCTGCGGCGCGCAGCGCAGCGAGTATGCATCCTGCACCCGCGTGAACTCACCCTCAGTCGGGCGCTGCACGAGGCTTGATCCTGCAAGCACGTTGCGCATATTCATTGCGGCGGCCGCTTGGCCAGGGTGCGGCCGCAGCGCTTGCAAGTCTGCCGCGAACACGGCGTCGGTGCCGGTCAGCGCTTCGACGCTCGCCGCGGCTGCGACATCCGCCACTTGCAGGAGCGCGGAGAGATCGTGCAGCGCGAGGCAGAGCATTCCCAGCATTCCATCGGTCCCGTTGATGAGGGCGAGCCCCTCTTTCTCAGCGAGGACGAGCGGTTCGATGCCGGCTGCGGCGAGTGCGGCGGCCGCGGGGATTGGAGCGGCGTGCGGATCGGTATCCACACGCACCTGCCCCTCTCCCATGAGGGTCAGGGCGCAGTGCGCGAGTGGACTGAGGTCGCCTGAGCACCCCAACGAACCATACTCGTGCACCACGGGGGCGATATCGGCGTTCAAGATCGCAGCATAGGTCTCGACCACGACCGGGCGCACGCCCGTACGGCCCGTGGCGAGCGTGTTCAGACGCAAGAGCATCAGTGCGCGCACCACTTCGCGCTCGACTTCGGGGCCGGTGCCTGCCGCATGCGAGCGAATCAGGCTGCGCTGCAGTTGCTGCCGCTTCTCCGCGGGAATCTGCACTTTCGCGAGCGCCCCGAACCCGGTGGAGACTCCGTAGTGCGGGCGGCTGTCATTGGCGAGTTCATCGATCATGGCTCGGCTCGTCGCAACCGCTGCGAGAGCTTCGGGTGCGATCTCTACGCGGGCGCCAGCGCGGGCGACCGCGACGACGTCGGCAACGGTGAGCGGCGCTGCTCCGAGGATGACCGAGGTGGTGGCGTCCGAATCGCCGACGCGGGCAGGGGTACGAGTTTCCATGCTTCGATTTCAGCGCATCCGCGCCCGGTGCGATAGCGCCAACGCCGCTGACCTGTCTGGGATACCAGACAACTCGCCCCAAACTGCCCACCGCGCCACCGCGGCCATTGGTAGCGTCGCAGGCATGAGCACCGTTGCCCTTTCACAGGATCCCGCCTGGCCTCGAGCCGGCGGGTGGCCAGACTTCCCCGCCGATACGAGCGATCCCGTTGACCTCGCGATCGTCGGCATTCCGACTTCGGCCACCTCGCTGTCGCCCACAAACGCACACGAGACCCCTGCCGCGATTCGAGCTGCGCTGCGGCGCTACTCCGGTCACGTCGTTGCCGCTGGCAGGCCAGACACCCGAGGTGCAGAGGCCGAATTCGTGCTCGATGAGGCGCTCAGGATCGTGGACGCTGGCGATGTAGCGGATCCCGACACGGACGCCGGGGAGCGCACAGCGGCAGCCAGGGTCACCCAACTCGCAGCACGAGCGGCGCTCGTCGTGGCGCTCGGGGGCGACAACGCACTCACGGTCCCAGCCGCGCTCGGAGTTGCAGGAGCCCGGCTCGCAGACGCCGGGCTCATCACGATCGACGCACACCATGACCTGCGGGACGGCCGCAGCAACGGATCACCGGTGCGGCGCCTGATCGAGGCTGGCCTCAACCCGCGCCGGATCGTTCAGATCGGGATCGCGGACTTCGCCAATTCCATGGTCTACCGCGAGCGCGCGCGATCACTCGGGATCACCGTGATTCATCGCGACGAGCTCCATGACCGCCCACTCGCCGACGTCGTGGCTGAGGCACTCGCGGTTGCCGGGGCAGGCGGGGGGCCGATCCATGTCGACCTCGACGTTGACGTGTGCGACCGCAGTGTCGCACCCGGCTGCCCAGCGTCGATCCCCGGCGGCTTGCAGGCCCATGAGCTCCGTCGGATGACGCGCCTGCTCGCAGCCGACACGCGCGTGCGCGGCATCGACATTGCAGAGGTCGATGCGACGGCCGATACCGCCGACGCACGCACCGTCAGGCTCGCGGCACTCCTCGTCCTTGAAGCTGCCGCCGGCCTGGCTCAGCGCCAGCAGCAGGGGCGCTGAGCCACGCCACCGACGGCGCCGTGAATTCTTCCCGCCGGGCGTGATCCCCCGCTCGACGCCGACCTTCTCTCCCCCACCCCGTGATTCCCCGCGTGATTCCCCCACTCGATCCCCCGCTGAAGGGACACTCCATATGGACCCGATGGACACCGATCGCGGCCGCGCAGCTTCTGCGCAGCCGGCGCGATCTGCACCGGCAGCTCGGCCAGCGCCTGCCGTAGCTCCCCCACCGAAACCCGGGCTGCAGCGCGGGCTCACGGCGCGCCATATTCGGTTCATGGCGCTCGGATCCGCGATCGGCACGGGCCTGTTCTACGGCTCAGCCGGGGCGATCCAGGCGGCCGGTCCTGCAGTGCTGCTCGCATACATGATCGGCGGTGCTGCCGTATTCATGGTGATGCGCGCCCTCGGCGAGATGGCGGTGCGCCATCCCGTTTCGGGCTCGTTCGGCCAGTACGCGTCGCGCTACCTCGGGCCGTTCGCCGGGTTCCTGACCGGGTGGACATACACCTTCGAGATGTTTGTTGTCGCGCTCGCAGATGTCACGGCGTTCGGGGTGTACATGGGATTCTGGTTCCCCGACGTAGACCGCTGGGTATGGATTCTCGCGCTCGTGCTCTTCATCGGCGCAATCAATCTCATCAGCGTCAAGGTGTTTGGCGAGATGGAGTTCTGGTTCGCGCTGATCAAGATCACGGCGATCATTCTGATGATCATCGGTGGGATCGCGATCATCGCGTTTGGCATCGGAAACCAGAGCGAGGGCGCCGCCGGCCTCAGCAATCTCTTCACACACGGCGGCTTCTTCCCGACCGGAGTACTCGGTTTTCTCGCCTGCTTCACGATCGTGATGTTCGCGTTCGGGGGGATCGAAGTAATCGGCATCACCGCTGGCGAGGCACAAAACCCAAAACAGGTGATCCCGCGCGCGATCAATTCTGTTCCGGTGCGCATTCTGCTGTTCTACGTCCTGACGCTGACGGTGATCATGTCGATCCAGCCGTGGAACACGATCGACGGCTCCGCGAGTCCATTCGTTACGATCTTCGACTCACTCGGGCTGACTGGTGCCGCTCACGTGCTGAACGCCGTAGTGATCACTGCAGCAGTGTCCGCGATCAACGCCGATATCTTCGGAGCGGGTCGGATGCTCCACGGCCTCGCCGAACAAGGACAC
This window harbors:
- the hutI gene encoding imidazolonepropionase, producing MTHTQLIDNIGELTTNDPSLGAGIGGRISGAAVVIEDNRIAWVGPASQAPAADERFDAAGRALLPGWVDSHTHLVFAGDRTAEFEARMAGESYAAGGINVTVAATRAASDEALAANLDRLVTEARRGGTTTLETKTGYGLTVADEVRSAQIAGQIVDAVTFLGAHVVPAEADPVDYLALVTGPMLDAVAPYVTAVDVFCEAGAFDRAASARVLEAAGARGLATRVHGNQLGHGPGVQLAVEHGALSVDHVGFLDDADVATLADSWRGGGHGTVATVLPACDLSTRMPLAPARQLLDAGVTVAIASNGNPGTSYTSSMAFCVATAVLQMRLTIQEAVHAATRGGAIALGMHEDGWLDPRGIAQPRVGVIAEGARADLHLLDAPAATHLAYRPGMPLTAAVWRAGTRIV
- a CDS encoding arginase family protein, producing the protein MSTVALSQDPAWPRAGGWPDFPADTSDPVDLAIVGIPTSATSLSPTNAHETPAAIRAALRRYSGHVVAAGRPDTRGAEAEFVLDEALRIVDAGDVADPDTDAGERTAAARVTQLAARAALVVALGGDNALTVPAALGVAGARLADAGLITIDAHHDLRDGRSNGSPVRRLIEAGLNPRRIVQIGIADFANSMVYRERARSLGITVIHRDELHDRPLADVVAEALAVAGAGGGPIHVDLDVDVCDRSVAPGCPASIPGGLQAHELRRMTRLLAADTRVRGIDIAEVDATADTADARTVRLAALLVLEAAAGLAQRQQQGR
- a CDS encoding IclR family transcriptional regulator, with product MKDVKVPAADHTLRILRHLSTARGPLPASMIATQLGLPRSTVYHLLATLQEHGFVMHLPDEQRYGLGIAALELGSAYARQEPLARIGRPLMSGLVDRVQASGHLAVPHGRDVLYVIEERVRGGAALVSDVDVRLPMHLTASGRAILAALPKAQVRALYPDRGAFVQRHDAAAEPVIDRYSKLRSLLDATLTRGYAIERGAVTLGISSIAVPVLDHRSWPVAAIALTFRDEELTEAAFSGLAAELHEAAESLSSRIHGRPAH
- the hutU gene encoding urocanate hydratase; amino-acid sequence: MSLPGARPVRAPRGTELSAKSWQTEAPLRMLMNNLDPEVAERPDDLVVYGGTGRAARSWGAFDAIVDTLRDLEDDETLLVQSGKPVGVFRTNPWAPRVLIANSNLVGDWANWPEFRRLEAEGLIMYGQMTAGSWIYIGTQGILQGTFETFAAIARKRFGGSLAGTITLTGGCGGMGGAQPLAVTLNDGACLIVDVDETRLQRRVSKRYLDEVATDLDDALTKVQLAKAERRGWSVGLVGNAAEVFPEILRRHRAGELTIDIVTDQTSAHDPLSYLPIGYDVADRLARAEADPEGFTRDARAAMAAQVQAMVEFQDAGSEVFDYGNSIRDEARHGGYERAFEFPGFVPAYIRPLFCEGLGPFRWAALSGDPEDIRVTDEALLELFPDDAHLHRWIRAAQERVEFEGLPARICWLGYGDRAKAAVRFNELVAEGKLKAPIVIGRDHLDSGSVASPYRETEAMADGSDAIADWPLLNALTATASGATWVSLHHGGGVGIGRSIHAGQVAVADGTPLAAEKLARLLTNDPGMGVIRHVDAGYQRAADVADERGVRIPMAPVIRNTDTAW
- a CDS encoding GlxA family transcriptional regulator, coding for MRRVAVVVLEGAKPLDVGIPAQVFTARASMPYTVDVCGVHPGLITGGDGLSYHVEHGLEALETADLVFVPGYREPDRERPPQALTRALLTAHERGARLAAISTGAFALAETGLLDGRRATTHWHYSQALAERYPEVHVDERVLFVDEGSVLTSAGAASGIDLCLHILRKEAGMAVANHAARRLVAAPYRSGGQAQFVPQGVPESHGERFTVTRDWALLHLGEPLGIAQLAAHARVSSRTFSRRFRDETGYAPMQWIMRARVDRARELLEETDLGIDEIASTVGLGTATNLRRYFRRVLGTTPSDYRKTFSRAGESPVVA
- the hutH gene encoding histidine ammonia-lyase codes for the protein METRTPARVGDSDATTSVILGAAPLTVADVVAVARAGARVEIAPEALAAVATSRAMIDELANDSRPHYGVSTGFGALAKVQIPAEKRQQLQRSLIRSHAAGTGPEVEREVVRALMLLRLNTLATGRTGVRPVVVETYAAILNADIAPVVHEYGSLGCSGDLSPLAHCALTLMGEGQVRVDTDPHAAPIPAAAALAAAGIEPLVLAEKEGLALINGTDGMLGMLCLALHDLSALLQVADVAAAASVEALTGTDAVFAADLQALRPHPGQAAAAMNMRNVLAGSSLVQRPTEGEFTRVQDAYSLRCAPQVHGAARDTAEHASRVAGAELCAAVDNPVVLPDGRVESNGNFHGAPVGYVLDFLAIAVADVASMSERRTDRFLDVSRNHGLPPFLAADAGLDSGLMIAQYTAAGIVSELKRLAAPASVDSIPSSAMQEDHVSMGWHAGRKLRRAIDGLTRVLGIELLTSTRALDFRIAAHAGRPGAATAAVHELFRTRIAAPDVDAFLSPDITAAYEFVETGAVLEAVGAAIAEPLR
- a CDS encoding amino acid permease — its product is MALGSAIGTGLFYGSAGAIQAAGPAVLLAYMIGGAAVFMVMRALGEMAVRHPVSGSFGQYASRYLGPFAGFLTGWTYTFEMFVVALADVTAFGVYMGFWFPDVDRWVWILALVLFIGAINLISVKVFGEMEFWFALIKITAIILMIIGGIAIIAFGIGNQSEGAAGLSNLFTHGGFFPTGVLGFLACFTIVMFAFGGIEVIGITAGEAQNPKQVIPRAINSVPVRILLFYVLTLTVIMSIQPWNTIDGSASPFVTIFDSLGLTGAAHVLNAVVITAAVSAINADIFGAGRMLHGLAEQGHAPKAFTKLTRTGVPWLTVVTMVGALLVGVLLNVWFQEQIFFLIAALATFATVVVWLMILLSHIRMKREIARDGRLPSEFPVPLWPAASYAAVAFVLFVIVMIGIVDSTRPALIVGVIWIVVLGLAYRTFVRGRGRQPHQLVDETSPISVVHPAD